In Streptomyces sp. NBC_01408, one DNA window encodes the following:
- a CDS encoding helix-turn-helix transcriptional regulator, protein MNKSSLGSALRVLRESSGLEAKAVARGAAMSRSKLSKIENGNTAASVTDVDCILTAIGVSDEVKAEFMAVAREAATEVTAWRLIRRLGYSRKQQQVQSLESQTALLRLFQPSLIPGLLQTPEYVRAVFARRGLSEVQVERTIGARLARQSVLYSEEKAFRFVITESVLRWRIVPPLVMVGQLDRLISVSRLPNVDIRVVALSAAQVDFPGHSFSIKDERTVTIETVHAETVVTDPRDVALYVSKFEGFSRTAVAGDDMRALIEAIRDGFLREQETG, encoded by the coding sequence GTGAACAAGTCAAGCCTTGGGTCAGCGCTGCGGGTATTGCGGGAGTCCTCCGGTCTGGAGGCCAAAGCGGTTGCCCGTGGCGCTGCCATGTCTCGATCCAAGCTGTCCAAGATTGAGAACGGGAACACGGCAGCAAGTGTCACGGACGTTGACTGCATCCTCACGGCTATAGGGGTATCAGACGAGGTCAAGGCCGAGTTCATGGCTGTCGCCAGAGAGGCTGCCACGGAAGTAACGGCCTGGCGACTGATCCGCCGACTCGGATATAGCCGCAAACAGCAGCAGGTGCAGTCCCTTGAGTCGCAAACGGCACTGCTGCGCTTGTTTCAGCCCTCACTCATTCCCGGGCTACTCCAGACACCCGAATATGTTCGGGCAGTTTTCGCGCGGAGGGGCCTGTCGGAAGTACAGGTTGAGCGCACCATCGGTGCGAGGCTGGCACGGCAAAGTGTTCTGTATTCGGAAGAGAAGGCCTTCCGTTTCGTCATCACGGAATCTGTCCTCCGGTGGCGCATCGTTCCACCCCTGGTGATGGTGGGGCAGCTTGACCGGCTGATTTCCGTCTCGCGGCTACCTAACGTCGATATCCGCGTTGTTGCGCTATCAGCCGCACAGGTGGATTTTCCAGGACACTCGTTCTCAATCAAGGACGAGCGCACGGTAACAATTGAAACGGTCCATGCAGAAACGGTCGTGACCGACCCCAGGGATGTTGCCCTGTACGTATCCAAGTTCGAAGGATTCAGCCGGACTGCGGTGGCCGGCGACGATATGCGGGCCCTGATCGAAGCCATCCGAGACGGGTTTTTGCGCGAACAGGAAACAGGCTAG
- the iolD gene encoding 3D-(3,5/4)-trihydroxycyclohexane-1,2-dione acylhydrolase (decyclizing), translating to MRLTVAQALVRFLGCQYTERDGRRQRLVAATWGIFGHGNVAGIGQALLESGPRTMPFLQGRNEQAMVHAAVGYSRQCGRLSAHAVTTSIGPGATNLVTGAALATINRIPVLLLPGDTFATRPADPVLQQLEVPYAGDVSVNDTLRPVSRYFDRITRPEALVPAALQAMRVLTDPVQSGAVTLALPQDVQVEAYDWPEEFFADRVWGVRRPRPDRTELAAAAEAVRGSARPLVVAGGGIRHSGAQAALAAFAAATGIPVAATQAGKGALPYDHPADVGGIGHTGTATAGALAREADLVIAAGTRLTDFTTASATLFQNPAVRFIGLNLDPYDAHKLAARPLVADAREGLDALREAVSGHRVDPEYETAYGQAKSHWEASVDRAYALPASDEDAPPTQAQVLGLLDALVDGTDILVNAAGSLPGDLHKLWRARSADQYHVEYGYSCMGYEIPAAIGVALAAPGRPVWALVGDGTYLMNPTEIVTAVQEGIPVKVVILDNHGYASIGGLSQAVGGEGFGTAYRFRAADASYTGDPLPVDLAANAASLGMAVIRARTVRDLREALAEARSATRPTCVYVQTRTPDTVSGPPPAAAWWDVPVAETATRKAAAQAREEYDRQAAQRRRHL from the coding sequence ATGAGGCTCACCGTCGCCCAGGCCCTCGTACGGTTCCTGGGCTGTCAGTACACCGAGCGCGACGGCCGCAGGCAGCGGCTGGTCGCCGCCACCTGGGGGATCTTCGGGCACGGCAACGTCGCCGGCATCGGCCAGGCCCTGCTGGAGAGCGGCCCGCGGACGATGCCCTTCCTCCAGGGCCGCAACGAGCAGGCCATGGTGCACGCCGCCGTGGGCTACTCCCGCCAGTGCGGGCGGCTCTCCGCGCACGCCGTCACCACCTCCATCGGGCCCGGCGCCACCAACCTCGTCACCGGCGCCGCCCTCGCCACGATCAACCGGATCCCGGTGCTCCTGCTCCCCGGCGACACCTTCGCCACCCGGCCCGCCGATCCCGTCCTCCAGCAGCTGGAGGTCCCGTACGCGGGGGACGTCTCCGTCAACGACACCCTGCGGCCCGTCTCCCGCTACTTCGACCGGATCACCCGCCCCGAGGCCCTGGTCCCCGCCGCCCTCCAGGCCATGCGGGTGCTCACGGACCCCGTGCAGAGCGGCGCCGTCACCCTCGCGCTGCCGCAGGACGTGCAGGTGGAGGCGTACGACTGGCCCGAGGAGTTCTTCGCCGACCGGGTGTGGGGCGTCCGCAGGCCCCGGCCCGACCGTACGGAGCTCGCGGCCGCCGCCGAGGCCGTACGGGGCTCCGCGCGCCCCCTGGTCGTGGCCGGCGGCGGGATCCGGCACAGCGGGGCCCAGGCTGCGCTGGCCGCCTTCGCCGCGGCCACCGGGATCCCGGTGGCCGCCACCCAGGCGGGCAAGGGCGCCCTGCCGTACGACCACCCCGCGGACGTGGGCGGGATCGGGCACACGGGGACGGCCACCGCCGGCGCCCTGGCCCGGGAGGCCGACCTCGTCATCGCCGCCGGGACCCGGCTGACCGACTTCACCACCGCCTCCGCGACCCTGTTCCAGAACCCGGCCGTCCGGTTCATCGGCCTCAACCTCGACCCGTACGACGCCCACAAGCTCGCCGCCCGCCCGCTGGTCGCCGACGCCCGCGAGGGGCTGGACGCGCTGCGGGAGGCGGTTTCCGGCCACCGGGTGGATCCCGAGTACGAGACGGCGTACGGGCAGGCGAAGAGCCACTGGGAGGCCAGCGTCGACCGCGCCTACGCCCTGCCCGCCTCCGACGAGGACGCCCCGCCCACCCAGGCCCAGGTCCTCGGGCTGCTCGACGCCCTCGTCGACGGCACCGACATCCTGGTCAACGCGGCCGGATCCCTCCCCGGCGACCTGCACAAGCTGTGGCGGGCCCGCTCGGCCGACCAGTACCACGTCGAGTACGGCTACTCCTGCATGGGCTACGAGATCCCGGCCGCGATCGGGGTGGCGCTGGCCGCGCCCGGCCGGCCGGTGTGGGCGCTGGTCGGCGACGGGACGTACCTGATGAACCCGACGGAGATCGTCACGGCCGTCCAGGAGGGAATCCCGGTCAAGGTGGTGATCCTCGACAACCACGGGTACGCCTCCATCGGAGGCCTGTCGCAGGCGGTGGGCGGCGAGGGCTTCGGCACGGCGTACCGCTTCCGGGCGGCCGACGCCTCGTACACGGGCGACCCCCTGCCGGTGGACCTCGCGGCCAACGCGGCCTCCCTCGGGATGGCTGTGATCCGCGCCCGCACCGTACGTGACCTGCGGGAAGCCCTCGCCGAGGCGCGCTCGGCGACGCGTCCCACATGTGTCTACGTACAGACCCGAACGCCCGACACTGTGTCGGGCCCACCCCCGGCAGCGGCGTGGTGGGATGTTCCTGTGGCCGAGACCGCGACCCGCAAGGCGGCGGCCCAGGCCCGTGAAGAGTACGACCGGCAAGCCGCGCAGCGACGTCGCCATCTGTGA
- the iolB gene encoding 5-deoxy-glucuronate isomerase: protein MSWTRLVVLDLAPGEAYAHECGESEWIVLPLAGGCEVRCRGSAPGPAPQSPAGLQDRGSAPDPAPQTPEGLDHSASPAFEARGSGGGAPSSGPQTFELRGRDGVFAGVTDFAYLPRDGHAEIRSAEGGRFALAGARCERRLPARYGPAGGVPVELRGAGHCSRQVNNFAAAGPAGFDCDRLIAVEVLTPGGNWSSYPPHKHDEHHPGQESRLEEIYYFEIAPHGDTPGLGYQRVSPSPAGKTDILAEVRTGDAVLIPDGWHGPSIAAPGHDMYYLNVMAGPSGPRAWLIRDHPDHGWIRDTWAGQETDPRLPLYRAEDR from the coding sequence ATGTCCTGGACGAGGCTGGTGGTGCTCGACCTGGCGCCGGGGGAGGCGTACGCGCACGAGTGCGGGGAGTCGGAGTGGATCGTGCTCCCGCTCGCGGGCGGGTGCGAGGTCCGCTGCCGGGGTTCCGCCCCAGGCCCCGCGCCTCAATCGCCGGCGGGGCTTCAGGATCGGGGCTCCGCCCCGGACCCCGCTCCTCAAACGCCGGAGGGGCTGGATCATTCAGCCTCGCCGGCGTTTGAGGCGCGGGGGTCTGGGGGCGGAGCCCCCAGCAGCGGTCCGCAGACGTTCGAACTGCGCGGGCGCGACGGGGTGTTCGCGGGGGTCACCGACTTCGCGTACCTGCCCCGCGACGGCCACGCCGAAATCCGCTCGGCCGAAGGCGGGCGCTTCGCCCTCGCCGGGGCACGCTGCGAGCGCAGGCTCCCCGCCCGGTACGGGCCGGCCGGGGGCGTCCCCGTGGAGCTGCGCGGCGCGGGCCACTGCTCGCGGCAGGTCAACAACTTCGCCGCCGCCGGCCCGGCCGGCTTCGACTGCGACCGGCTGATCGCCGTAGAGGTACTCACCCCCGGCGGGAACTGGTCCTCGTACCCGCCCCACAAGCACGACGAGCACCACCCCGGCCAGGAGTCCCGCCTGGAGGAGATCTACTACTTCGAGATCGCCCCGCACGGGGACACCCCCGGGCTCGGCTACCAGCGCGTCTCCCCCTCCCCGGCGGGGAAGACCGACATCCTGGCCGAGGTGCGGACCGGGGACGCCGTGCTCATCCCGGACGGCTGGCACGGGCCGTCCATCGCCGCCCCCGGGCACGACATGTACTACCTGAACGTGATGGCCGGACCGTCCGGGCCCCGCGCGTGGCTGATCCGGGACCACCCGGACCACGGCTGGATCCGGGACACCTGGGCGGGGCAGGAAACCGACCCCCGGCTGCCCCTCTACCGCGCGGAGGACCGATGA
- the iolC gene encoding 5-dehydro-2-deoxygluconokinase, translating to MGGLTVTGTGDPFAFDLITMGRIGVDLYPLTTGVPLAEAETFGKFLGGSAANVAVAAARLGRRVALITRTGADPFGGYLRSELRGFGVDDRWATEVAGLPTPITFCEIFPPDRFPLYFYRLPKAPDLEIAPDEVDLEAVRAARVFWMTGTGLSEEPSRAATLAALEARAGAGARSGTTVFDLDWRPMLWREKPGPYYERALGWATVAVGNTEECEIATGESQPYAAARALLAAGVELAVVKRGPEGVLAVHRDGTVAEVPPVKVEVVNGLGAGDAFGGALCHGLLAGWELERVIRFANAAGAIVASRLACSSAMPFSDEVEGVLGRGGGV from the coding sequence GTGGGAGGACTGACTGTGACCGGCACCGGCGATCCGTTCGCGTTCGACCTGATCACGATGGGCCGGATCGGGGTGGATCTCTACCCGCTGACGACCGGCGTACCACTGGCCGAGGCGGAGACCTTCGGCAAGTTCCTGGGCGGCTCCGCGGCGAACGTGGCCGTCGCCGCGGCCCGGCTGGGGCGGCGGGTGGCACTGATCACCCGTACCGGCGCGGACCCCTTCGGCGGGTATCTCCGCTCCGAGCTGCGGGGGTTCGGCGTGGACGACCGGTGGGCGACCGAGGTCGCCGGCCTCCCCACGCCGATCACCTTCTGCGAGATCTTCCCGCCCGACCGGTTCCCGCTGTACTTCTACCGGCTGCCGAAGGCCCCGGATCTGGAGATCGCGCCGGACGAGGTGGACCTGGAGGCGGTACGGGCGGCCCGCGTCTTCTGGATGACGGGGACGGGCCTGAGCGAGGAGCCCTCGCGGGCGGCGACGCTGGCGGCGCTGGAGGCCCGTGCGGGGGCGGGTGCCCGGTCGGGGACGACGGTGTTCGACCTGGACTGGCGGCCGATGCTGTGGCGGGAGAAACCGGGGCCGTACTACGAACGGGCGCTGGGGTGGGCGACGGTGGCCGTCGGGAACACCGAGGAGTGCGAGATCGCCACGGGGGAGTCGCAGCCGTACGCGGCGGCGCGGGCGCTGCTCGCCGCCGGGGTGGAACTGGCGGTGGTCAAACGGGGCCCGGAAGGCGTGCTGGCCGTCCACCGGGACGGGACGGTGGCGGAGGTCCCCCCGGTGAAGGTCGAGGTGGTCAACGGGCTCGGCGCGGGGGACGCGTTCGGCGGGGCGCTGTGCCATGGGCTGCTCGCCGGGTGGGAGCTGGAGCGGGTCATCCGTTTCGCGAACGCGGCCGGGGCGATCGTGGCTTCGCGGCTGGCGTGCTCTTCGGCGATGCCGTTCTCTGACGAGGTCGAGGGGGTGTTGGGGCGTGGCGGTGGTGTCTGA
- a CDS encoding DUF6879 family protein: MTTSSKTLGDWLKDFDREAFRLETLDDYGKSGGVDAYHAFLAGEPQPEEYKAAEWMATVGNAVQSGKRIYRVHILARPLTDYLRFELSWGYRRNMAVGEEFFILDTTSQENPIPDAPDFWLFDERTVGAMSYDGEGKYLGVDFLGEDQLSRFLAYRDAAMAQAVPFPEWWAKYGE; this comes from the coding sequence GTGACAACCTCATCTAAGACGCTGGGAGATTGGCTCAAGGACTTCGACCGCGAAGCCTTCCGCCTGGAGACCCTGGACGATTACGGCAAGTCGGGTGGAGTCGATGCCTATCACGCCTTCCTTGCCGGTGAGCCGCAGCCTGAGGAATACAAGGCGGCCGAATGGATGGCGACGGTCGGAAACGCTGTCCAGTCGGGAAAGCGAATCTATCGCGTCCACATCCTCGCCCGTCCGCTCACCGACTACCTCCGGTTCGAACTCTCCTGGGGGTATCGCCGGAACATGGCAGTGGGGGAAGAGTTCTTCATCCTGGACACCACGAGCCAGGAAAACCCGATTCCTGATGCCCCGGACTTCTGGCTCTTCGATGAGCGCACCGTCGGAGCCATGAGTTACGACGGAGAAGGTAAGTACCTGGGCGTTGACTTCCTCGGGGAAGACCAACTGTCCCGGTTCTTGGCGTACAGGGATGCGGCGATGGCTCAAGCCGTGCCGTTCCCTGAATGGTGGGCAAAGTACGGCGAGTGA
- a CDS encoding DUF916 domain-containing protein, with amino-acid sequence MRTRTRTARTLRYGLLLGLLGLLGPLGLLLPAAGPAAAAENGTWGVFPTPPAGAPVTDRAYFFHQGAAGTTVSDSATVLNSSDQDLTFQIFATDAVNTPSGGAFALLPVETAPKDVGTWISLPPETAQTVTVPAKGRKDIPFTVKVPADATPGDHVGGIVALGTAVEGLQKEGKVQVGVKRSVGARLYFRVPGPLTPGLSVEDVKVSRSAPLLPWVRDARATVSYALVNRGNVVVEPKVTVSAEGLFGRRVLDRPARELKLVLLPGQRVELTEPWPDAPQLDWVTVRISAGATTHPDLFSRSEAEFVAVPWPAAGAALTLTGLALALLTLRRRRRRTPQQPQPQPHLAAR; translated from the coding sequence ATGCGCACCCGCACCCGCACCGCCCGCACCCTCCGCTACGGGCTGCTCCTCGGCCTGCTCGGTCTCCTCGGCCCGCTGGGGCTGCTACTCCCGGCGGCGGGCCCCGCCGCGGCCGCGGAGAACGGGACCTGGGGGGTCTTCCCCACGCCCCCGGCCGGTGCGCCGGTCACCGACCGCGCGTACTTCTTCCACCAGGGCGCGGCCGGCACCACGGTCAGCGACAGTGCGACGGTCCTGAACTCCTCCGACCAGGACCTGACCTTCCAGATCTTCGCCACCGACGCCGTGAACACCCCGTCGGGCGGCGCCTTCGCCCTGCTGCCGGTGGAGACCGCGCCCAAGGACGTCGGCACCTGGATATCGCTGCCGCCGGAGACGGCGCAGACGGTCACCGTGCCGGCCAAGGGCCGCAAGGACATCCCCTTCACCGTGAAGGTCCCGGCGGACGCGACGCCCGGCGACCACGTCGGCGGGATCGTCGCCCTGGGCACCGCCGTGGAGGGCCTGCAGAAGGAGGGCAAGGTCCAGGTCGGGGTGAAACGCTCGGTGGGGGCCCGGCTGTACTTCCGGGTGCCGGGTCCGCTGACCCCGGGGCTGAGCGTGGAGGACGTGAAGGTCAGCCGGTCGGCCCCGCTGCTGCCCTGGGTCCGCGACGCCCGCGCCACCGTCTCGTACGCCCTGGTGAACCGGGGCAACGTGGTCGTCGAGCCCAAGGTGACGGTCTCCGCCGAGGGACTGTTCGGGCGCCGGGTCCTGGACCGGCCGGCCCGCGAACTGAAGCTGGTGCTCCTCCCGGGCCAGCGCGTGGAGCTGACCGAACCGTGGCCGGACGCACCCCAGCTGGACTGGGTCACCGTGAGGATCAGCGCCGGCGCGACCACCCACCCCGACCTGTTCTCACGCTCCGAGGCGGAGTTCGTGGCCGTCCCCTGGCCCGCCGCAGGCGCCGCCCTGACCCTGACGGGCCTCGCCCTGGCCCTCCTCACCCTGCGCCGCCGTCGCCGACGCACCCCGCAACAACCCCAGCCGCAGCCGCACCTGGCGGCGAGATGA
- a CDS encoding S8 family peptidase → MTASTALTTLLPAAALLAAATVLPPRTAAAETPTAPYVVILADGTPRAPTRALAVEAAEAGDEVGLVYDTVVHGFAVRTTAARAAVLAADPRVASVEPDTEFHTTGTQPQAPWPLDRIDQRRLPLDDSYTYATTAEGVTVYIVDTGINISHQEFGGRARSGYNGVFLGSSGDCNGHGTHVAATAGGQTYGVAKGVSLVAVKVADCRGAARLSAMVGGLEWLVKDAAKTPGTPAVANMSIGGTRSVALDRAVKRAVASGITVTVAAGNDGEDACGGSPAAVPQALTVGATDAEDRRAPFSNHGPCVDLSAPGVAVTSAWKGSATATARSSGTSMAAPHVAGAAALVLAGTAARTPAQVSEALLRGAVPDAITALPAGTPNLLLHTPTAR, encoded by the coding sequence GCGTTGACCACGCTCCTCCCGGCCGCCGCCCTGCTGGCGGCGGCCACCGTCCTGCCGCCCCGCACCGCCGCCGCCGAGACCCCCACCGCCCCCTACGTCGTGATCCTGGCGGACGGCACCCCCCGCGCCCCCACCCGCGCGCTCGCCGTCGAGGCGGCGGAGGCGGGGGACGAGGTCGGGCTCGTCTACGACACCGTGGTGCACGGCTTCGCCGTCCGCACCACCGCCGCCCGGGCCGCCGTCCTCGCCGCCGACCCGCGGGTGGCCTCCGTGGAGCCGGACACGGAGTTCCACACCACCGGCACCCAGCCGCAGGCGCCCTGGCCGCTGGACCGCATCGACCAGCGCCGGCTCCCGCTCGACGACTCGTACACGTACGCCACCACGGCCGAGGGCGTCACCGTCTACATCGTGGACACCGGTATCAACATCAGTCACCAGGAGTTCGGCGGCCGCGCCCGGTCCGGCTACAACGGCGTGTTCCTCGGGTCCTCCGGGGACTGCAACGGCCACGGCACGCACGTCGCGGCGACCGCGGGCGGGCAGACGTACGGGGTCGCGAAGGGGGTCTCGCTCGTCGCCGTGAAGGTGGCCGACTGCCGTGGCGCCGCGCGGCTTTCGGCGATGGTCGGCGGACTCGAATGGCTGGTGAAGGACGCCGCCAAGACCCCGGGCACCCCGGCGGTGGCGAACATGAGCATCGGCGGAACCCGCAGTGTCGCCCTCGACAGGGCGGTGAAGCGGGCCGTCGCCTCCGGCATCACCGTCACGGTGGCCGCCGGGAACGACGGCGAGGACGCGTGCGGGGGTTCCCCGGCGGCCGTCCCCCAGGCCCTCACCGTCGGCGCGACCGACGCCGAGGACCGGCGGGCGCCCTTCTCCAACCACGGCCCCTGCGTGGACCTCTCGGCGCCGGGCGTGGCCGTCACCTCGGCCTGGAAGGGCTCGGCCACCGCCACGGCCCGGTCCTCCGGCACCTCCATGGCGGCCCCGCACGTGGCGGGCGCCGCCGCGCTGGTCCTGGCGGGCACGGCGGCGCGGACCCCGGCGCAGGTGTCCGAGGCACTGCTGCGCGGAGCCGTGCCGGACGCGATCACCGCGCTCCCGGCCGGTACGCCGAACCTGCTGCTGCACACGCCGACCGCACGCTGA
- a CDS encoding CoA-acylating methylmalonate-semialdehyde dehydrogenase yields the protein MKTVNHWIGGKTVEGASGNYGPVTDPATGEVTTQVALASAEEVDAAVQVAKEAFQTWGQSSLAARTKVLFAYRALLDANRDAIAELITAEHGKVHSDALGEVARGLEIVELACGITTQLKGELSTSVSNRVDVSSIRQPLGVVAGITPFNFPAMVPMWMFPLAVACGNTFILKPSEKDPSASNKLAELMTEAGLPAGVLNVVHGDKVAVDALLAHPDISAVSFVGSTPIARHIHTTASANGKRVQALGGAKNHMLVLPDADLDAAADAAVSAAYGSAGERCMAISAVVAVGAIADTLVDKIRERAEKIKIGPGNDPTSEMGPLITAAHRDKVASYVKGAAAQGADVVLDGTGYTVEGNENGHWIGLSLLDNVKTDSDAYRDEIFGPVLCVLRAETYEEGVALINASPFGNGTAIFTRDGGAARRFQLEIEAGMVGVNVPIPVPVGYHSFGGWKDSLFGDHHIYGNDGIHFYTRGKVVTTRWPDPADAPAGVDLGFPRNH from the coding sequence ATGAAGACCGTCAACCACTGGATCGGTGGCAAGACCGTCGAGGGCGCGTCGGGCAACTACGGCCCGGTCACCGACCCGGCCACCGGCGAGGTCACCACCCAGGTCGCCCTGGCTTCGGCCGAAGAGGTCGACGCGGCCGTGCAGGTCGCCAAGGAGGCCTTCCAGACCTGGGGCCAGTCCTCGCTGGCCGCCCGCACCAAGGTGCTGTTCGCCTACCGCGCCCTGCTGGACGCCAACCGCGACGCCATCGCCGAGCTGATCACCGCCGAGCACGGCAAGGTCCACTCGGACGCGCTGGGCGAGGTCGCGCGCGGCCTGGAGATCGTCGAGCTGGCCTGCGGGATCACCACGCAGCTCAAGGGCGAGCTGTCGACCTCGGTCTCCAACCGGGTCGACGTCTCCTCCATCCGCCAGCCGCTGGGCGTCGTCGCGGGCATCACGCCCTTCAACTTCCCCGCGATGGTCCCGATGTGGATGTTCCCGCTGGCCGTGGCCTGCGGAAACACCTTCATCCTCAAGCCGAGCGAGAAGGACCCGTCGGCGTCCAACAAGCTGGCCGAGCTGATGACCGAGGCCGGTCTGCCCGCGGGCGTACTGAACGTGGTCCACGGGGACAAGGTGGCGGTGGACGCCCTGCTGGCCCACCCCGACATCTCGGCCGTCTCCTTCGTCGGCTCCACCCCGATCGCCCGGCACATCCACACCACCGCCTCGGCCAACGGCAAGCGCGTACAGGCGCTGGGCGGCGCCAAGAACCACATGCTGGTGCTCCCGGACGCCGACCTGGACGCGGCGGCCGACGCCGCCGTCTCGGCCGCCTACGGCTCGGCCGGCGAGCGCTGCATGGCGATCTCCGCCGTCGTGGCCGTCGGCGCCATCGCCGACACCCTCGTCGACAAGATCCGCGAGCGCGCCGAGAAGATCAAGATCGGCCCCGGCAACGACCCGACCTCCGAGATGGGCCCGCTGATCACGGCCGCCCACCGCGACAAGGTCGCCTCGTACGTCAAGGGCGCGGCCGCGCAGGGCGCCGACGTGGTCCTGGACGGCACCGGCTACACGGTCGAGGGCAACGAGAACGGCCACTGGATCGGCCTGTCCCTGCTCGACAACGTCAAGACCGACTCCGACGCCTACCGCGACGAGATCTTCGGCCCGGTGCTGTGCGTGCTGCGCGCCGAGACCTACGAGGAGGGCGTGGCCCTCATCAACGCCTCGCCGTTCGGCAACGGCACCGCGATCTTCACCCGCGACGGCGGCGCGGCCCGCCGCTTCCAGCTGGAGATCGAGGCCGGCATGGTCGGCGTGAACGTCCCGATCCCGGTGCCGGTGGGCTACCACTCCTTCGGCGGCTGGAAGGACTCCCTCTTCGGCGACCACCACATCTACGGCAACGACGGCATCCACTTCTACACCCGCGGCAAGGTCGTCACGACCCGCTGGCCCGACCCCGCCGACGCCCCGGCCGGCGTGGACCTGGGCTTCCCCCGCAACCACTGA